The nucleotide window CGGACATCGGCATCATGAAGGCTATAGGTGCTAGTCCCAAAACGATTAAACGGATTTTTCTACTTGAAAGCAGCTATATTGGCTTGATTGGCGCCGTTATCGGGACAATTGTGTCCTATGGTATCAGTTTCGCCGTCAATTTTGCCATTCCGCTAATTATTAAACAAGCATTTGGTCAAGAAACAGAAATGGATATCATCTTTAGTGAAATTCCGCTTGTATTGCCAATCATCTGTGTAGTTATTTGTTTTGCGGTAACCATTCTTTCAGGATACCGTCCGGCACAACGAGCAACAAAGGTCGATGTATTAAAAGCGATGCGTAGAGAAGTGTAAATAAATAAGAAACTGAGATAATCATGGGCAATCCTGTTCCGGTCCAAGCATATGTTAGCAGAAAGGCCTATAGCATATTGGGAAGGGAAGGGATGAACTTATGATTAACTGGAAAGTGCGGTTTAGAAATAAAAACTGGGTTATTGCTTTTGTGTCTCAAATTTTAATTGTCGCCCAGGTAGTGACAGCCTGTTTACATTCTATAGGTTTAGTCGATTTTCAAATCACCGATGCAATCCAAAATTCTATTTTAACATTTGTAAATGCCGTGTTTGTCCTGTTGTCCATGTTAGGAATTGTTCAGGATCCAACCACGAAGGGTTACGGTGATAGTGAACGGGCCTTAACATATAAGGATCCGAATTAAAAAAGAGGCGCTAACACCCAGGTCGGCGGCGTATGCCCTGGAGCTGGGCAAATCTCAAAAAGTCAGGTTCAAGCGTGAACCTGACTTTTTTCGTGAAATAGATTCCATTTTCCCAATTGAGACAGAAAATTCTGAGTCTAATTTAACCACAATTTGGTAATTGTTTGATACAATAGGATAAACAATCCTTTTGAAAAGGGGACCTTCTCATGTGGACTTCTATTATTGTGATTGCCGGATTTTTCAGCCTATTAATGGTGTTGGAGGAATCCATCTATTATTTTTGGAATCGCTATGTGTACGGCCCAAATGTGGAAAGGAAAAGAAAGTGGAACAGTAGACTAAAAGCAGTTTGGCGTTTTTTCAAGAGGAAACAAGTTGTAGAAATTCATGAAATGAATAAGGAAAAGAGCTCGCATTGAGCTCTTTTTTTGGTGCGCTTGGCAGCGCTTCGCTCTAATGGGTGAAAGTCCCTAACATGCCGTTGTGGCGGAAATGTATAGCTGACAGGTAGTGCGAGTATCGTGAGATTTCGTGCGGAGGACCTGAAGGCAAAACTCGGAACAGGTGGCTGAAACTATGTTGGCTCGTAAGATGGGATAACCCTGCCAAAAGTGGGAATGTCCAATACCACTCTGTATCTTATTAGTTATGAGGACTGGCTTCGAGTGAAAGACGATGACGTGACCCAAGGAGATCTCATCTTCTCCACCGTAGGTGGTAAATCTTTTTCAAAGCCGCGATGGACAAGAAATTGACTATGGAAGGTGAGAAGTCAGAGCAGGGGATAGTAGTGAATAAGCTTGTCGGAAATGCCGCAAAGACAAGTGACTTACCATGAAATTGGTAAGGCAGACATTGACTCAAAAGGCAGTGAACTGATGCGAAGCCCGTCTGTCCATGGAAGAAAAGCAACACGAACTTATTTACTCGTCATGTACTAAACAGAAGTCGATGAGGCAGACAGCCAAAGAATCGAGACCGAAAGAAAGTAGGTTGTTTAGGGCGTAGTACTAATATAGGTATCAGTAATTGAACCAACTATACTGCTGATATTTTATTGGGAAAGGAAACGAATACATGCATGAATCTATAGGGAAACGAAGCTTACGTGTAGTTGAGAGCTCTAAAAAGAAACGCAAGTGGTACAGCCTAATTGATAAAATTTGGGACTATCAAAACTTGGAACAAGCTTTTTATGATGTAAAGAAGAATCGTGGTGCTCACGGTGTGGATAAGGTAACAATAAAAGATTTTGAAAAAGAATTGGAACACAACTTAAGAGTGCTCCAAGAATCTTTACGTTCAAAAACATATCGTGCTAAACCAGTCAGAAGAGTCTTTATCCCAAAAACTGATGGCTCAAAACGTCCGTTAGGTATTCCCACAGTAGGAGACCGAACTATCCAAGCCGCAACTAAAAGAATTCTTGAGCCCATTTTTGAACAGAAGTTTCTAGATTGTAGTTTTGGATTCCGTCCGAATCGCAGTGCTCATATGGCGATTGAACAAATCCGGCAGGATTTAAAAGATGGGTACACATATGTTATAGACGCTGATATAAAAACTTACTTTGATTCAATCCCCCATGATAAGCTCCTTGAATTAATTAAGGAAGAAGTTGTAGATAGCAGTGTACTAACTCTAATTTTACAGTTCCTAAAATCAGGAATACTTGAAAACGGTGTCTACTATCAAAATGTTAAGGGGAGTCCACAGGGGGGCGTAATCAGTCCATTGTTAGCAAATATCTTTCTTCATCCACTAGATAAAATGATGATGGAGCGAGGTCACCGCATAACAAGGTATGCAGATGACTTTGTCATCTGTTGCAAGTCACGAAAGGGTGCAGAAAGAGTTCTAAAAACAGTAGTAAAACTCCTTGAAGATGAGTTAGGGTTGAAAATACACCCAGAAAAGACGAAAATCGTAGACAACCTTGAAGAACCGTTTATCTTTTTAGGATACATCTTCAAAAAAGGATACTTTCATTCACCATCAGATAAGGCAGTGAAGAAATTCAAGGAAAGTATCAAAACGGTAACGAGAAGAAACCAAACAGTAGGTTTGGAGGAATTCGTCAAACGCCGGTTGAACCCGATTATCAGAGGATGGGGAAGATACTTTGGTATTGGATTTTCAAAGAAGCTGTTTCAACAATTGGACTCATGGATTAGAAGAAGGCTTAGGATGATTCAGTTAAGAAGCTGGAAGAGAATAAGAAAGCTCCACAGGGAGCTTCGAAAAAGGAATTGGGAGGGTGAACTTCCTCGTCTTTCAATGACAAGATGGAAGAACTCAAAGACTCAACATGTACATTTTGCGATTCCTAATGAAAGGTTTCGTGAAATCAAACTCGTTTTTCTTTTGGATATCTACAATGAACTACATCCCCAACGGGGATAAAGTGGAGGAGCCGTATGCGATGACCCGCACGTACGGATCTGTGAGAGGCGCATGAATAATTTCATGCGCCTACTCTATTGGCTCATTTTTAATTTGAAGGCGGGCTACTTTGCCGTTTCTTCTTTATAAAAGACAAAAACGCCTGAAGAAGGAAGAAGAGAATAAACAAAATCACAATAATATATTCCGCCGGCTCCATGACCCGGAATGGATTTATGGTTTTCCAGATGACACCGTTTGGTGTGACCCCCATTTTAAGATCTAATAATATCATGAGGAAAAACATTCCAAATGCTAATAAAGTGGCAACAAAAAATTGCTTCAAATTAGTTCACCTTCAATCCACATTACTCTTATATTATCATTTAATGAATTCTTTATACGCGAAAGTATTATGGTAAAAATGGATAAACATATGCAGCTTGGGGAAAATACCCAATATGGATTTAGTTGAAGCGGGGTGGAGCTTGTGTCGATTTTATCAAGTATGTTGAAAAAGAAGCAAAAAAAGCGGCAGAACGATAATTATCGCCAAAAGCAAGATCCAGAAAAACCGGAAGAATTATCGATCTTGACGGATTATCAAGAAAATATTACGCGCATAAAGGAGGAGTTTGGCAATAGCACGGATATAGTCTTCCGTGAATTTAAATTTGATCGTAAAAAAGGAAATTGTGTCTATGTTGATGGGTTAGCTAACGAGCAATTGGTTAGTGAGTATTTCATGGAGTCTTTAACGGAAGAAGAATTAACACACAACCTTTTCGATTCTTTTCAATTATTGGCAGAAAAGTCAGTAAGCCTGGGAAGTATTCAGATTATCACAAACTGGAATCAGGTATATGACATGCTCCTGTCAGGAAATACTTTATTTTTCTTAGATGGCTATAACAGGGCCATTAGCGTGGAAACGAAGGGGTGGGAGAAGCGCTCCATTACGGAACCTTCCACCCAATTGGCCATTCGCGGTCCAAAGGACTCTTTTACAGAAACATTCAGAACCAATACTGCTTTAATCAGACGAAGAATTAAAAGCCCCAACTTATGGTTGGAATCCATGAAAATTGGCAGGGTATCTCAGACAGATGTTGGAATTATGTATCTGAAAGGGATCGCAAATGAAAAAATTGTTGAAGAGATCAAGGAGCGTTTAAAAAGAATCGACATTGATTCGATCCAGGCGTCGGGATATGTGGAACAATTGATTGAAGATCAGGCATGGACAACCTTTCCGACAACGTATCATTCCGAAAGACCGGATGTCGTTACATCACATATACTTGAAGGCAGGATTGCCGTGATTGTGGATGGGACACCCTTTGTGGTAACTGCTCCCGCCATTTTTATACAATTTTTCCAGGCTCCAGATGACTATTATTCACGATTTGATATTTCAACCGGTATTCGTATTTTAAGGATTTTATCCTTCTTTATTGCTTTAATTGGACCAGCCGCTTATATTGCGATAACAACCTTCCATCAGGAGATGATTCCCACATCAATGGCGATTGCGATTGCGGCGCAAAGAGAAAATGTACCCTTTCCTGCCTTTATCGAGGCATTAATCATGGAAATTCTCTTTGAAATCTTAAGAGAGGCTGGATTAAGGCTGCCAAGAGCTGTTGGTCAAGCAGTTTCTATCGTTGGGGCCTTGGTCATTGGCCAGGCAGCAGTCCAAGCCGGGATTGTGTCAGCCGTTATGGTGATCGTGGTTTCTTTGACAGCTATCGCCAATTTTTCCACGCCAAGTTTCGCCATGGCGATTGCTGCCAGGCTTATTCGTTTTATTCTGATGGGCTTAGCAACCGTTTTGGGTCTTTACGGGATCATGTTGGGTTTGATGTTTATGGCCATCCATTTATGTGCACTACGTTCATTTGGCATCCCATACATGATGCCTTTAGCACCTTTCAGCATCAAAAATCAACAAGATGTCTTTGTTCGTTTTCCTGTATGGGCAATGAAAAATCGGCCAATGTTTATCAGTAAGGGGAATACCGTAAGGACGGGAGAACATCAAAAACCAGGACCGCCAAATCAAGATGACAATAATCAAACATCAAATGGTGAATCATGATGAAAAAGATCATTTCCCTCATATTACTTGTGAGTTTTCTATTACCTATTCTAGGCGGGTGCTGGAATCAAAAGGAATTGACCGATTTAGCCTTTGTCATGGCGATCGGCATTGACAAGGGTGAAAATAAAAAGTTTGATGTTTCGTTTCAAATTGTGAATCCAGGCAATGTATCATCTGGTCAAAATGGCGGGGGACAAGGGCTGCCTATTGCTGTTTATAAAAGCTCCGGGGATACCTTAACAGAGGCAGCTAGAAAAGCAACAAAAAAAATATCGCGGCGCTTATATTATGCACATACAAATTTAATTGCTGTAAGTGAAGAAGTAGCCAGGAATGGACTCCTTGATATTATGGATGCATTGGACAGGGATCCGGAATTTAGAACGACAACAGAGCTAGTGATTATGAGAGATACCTCCGCAGAATTATTAGTATCTGCACTGGCGAACCTTGATAAAATGCCAGTAAATAAGATAACGAAAGAGATAAAAGCGACAGAAGCGATGTTTGGTGAAAATATGAGTATTAATATCGATGACTTCCTGAACGGGCTAATTAGTAAAGGGAAGGAACCGATTGTGAATGGTTTTAAAATAACCGGCTCAAAGGAAACGGTAGGGAAGGCAAAAGAATTGGAGACGACAAAAGCATTGTTTGTCCTTGCCGCTGATGGATTAGCTGTTTTTAATAAAGGGAAATTAATCGGCTGGATTGATCATGAAAAGGCCCGCGGGGTGATTTGGATTTTGGACCGGGTTAAAAGCACTTCTGTGAATGTCGATTGGAATGGCAAAAAAAATGCGATCACAATGGCCCTTTTACGAACCAAAACAAAGGTTTCCGTTAAGATTAGAAATGAAAAGCCAGTTATCCAAATTGCCATTGAAGATGAGGGCTGGATAAGCGAAGCGAATACGGATGTAGACTTAACGAATCCAACCGAAATAGAGAAAATAGACAAGTTGGTTGAAAAAGAGATAAAACAGCAAATTGAAGCCACCGTAAAAAAAGCGCAAAAAATGAAGAGTGATATTTTTGGATTCGGTGAAAGCGTTCATCGGAAAAACCCGAAATTATGGAACAAATTAAAAGCAAATTGGGGAGATCATTTCGCAGATCTTGAAGTAAACGTGAAGGTTGATTCCTATATTCGCCGTGAAGGAATTCGGACAAAGCCGTTTTGGTCAGATTTTAATAAATGACCCTTAGAAAAGGGGAAGCTGCAATGGAAAAGGCAAAAATAAAAGGGTCACAACTGTTTATATTAGTGGTCCTCTTTGAAATGGGGAGTGCAATTCTTATTGTTCCGGGAGTTTCAGCGAAACAAGATGCATGGATCGCTATCTTGCTAGGACTAGCTTGCGGCTTACTACTATTTCTTATTTATTACCAGCTATATTCTTATTACCCTGAATTGCCATTAACGAGTTATGTTCAAAAGATTACTGGGAAATGGATGGGAAGGGGGATAGGCCTGTTATATATCATCTATTTTATGTACTTTGCAACAAGGGTATTGCGTGATTTCGGAGAATTATTAACGACTACTATTTATTTTAATACTCCGCTCATTGTCATTAACTCGTTAATGATGCTAACGATAATATATGGTGTCCATAAGGGGATTGAAGTAATTGCAAGGGTCGGAGAGTTGTTTTTCGGAGTTATTTACTTTATGGCATTGGCTGGGTTCGTCTTCATTTTATTCTCGGGGATTCTTCATCTTGAAAATCTTCAACCCATGTTTGAGTATGGATGGAAGCCTGTGTTTATCACCTTTCTTCAAGAAACGAACTTACGCCCGTTTGGAGAAATGATTGTATTTACCATGCTGCTGCCCTATTTAAATGAGAAAAAAAAGCAAAGTCGGCATGTATGTTCGGGATGGTTTTAGCAGGAATTAATGTTACTATCACTGCTGTTATAAATGTGGCCACGCTAGGTGTAGATCTATTTGTACGCTCGAATTTCCCTTTGCTAACGACTATTGGCAAGATTCAGTTGGCTAATTTTTTTGAACGACTTGATGTCTTATTTATGCTTTATTTAGTGATTGGTGGTTTCTTTAAAATTTCTATATTTTTCTATGCGGCGGTAGTGGGAGCAACAGACCTATTTCAATTTAAAAACCATCAGAAGCTCAGTTTCCCCATTGGATTAATTATCCTGTTAGCATCTGTCACGGTATCCGCTAATTATGCGGAACATATTAAAGAGGGGATAAAAATGATACCCATCTATCTACAATGGCCATTTCAAATTATGATTCCCTCTATTTTGCTGGTCGTTGCCTTTCTTCGAACCCGAAAGGAAAATTCAATAGGCTCTTAAAGTTGTTTGGTTTCATAACTACTATTTAATTAAAAACCCTTAGAAAAGGGGCTAACGCAATGGAAAAGGCAAAAATCAAGGCATCCCAGATGTTTATCTTGGTGGTTTTGTTTGAAATGGGCAGTGCGATTCTTGTGGGTCTTGGAGCTTCCGCAAAACAAGATGCGTGGATATCGATGTTATTGGGCTTAGCTGGTGGTTTATTGCTATTTCTTGTTTATTATCAACTTTATAAATATTATCCTACACTGACGTTAACGAGTTATGTGCAAAAAATTACTGGGAAATGGATAGGACGGCTGCTTGGCTTGTTGTATATTATCTATTTCATCTATTGTTCGACACGGGTTTTGCGTGATTTTGGTGAATTATTAACAACCACCATTTATTTTAATACCCCGCTCATTGTTATTAACGCCTTGATGATGCTGACCATTATTTATTCGATTCATAAAGGGATTGAAGTGATTGCTCGAGTGGGGGAACTATTTTTTGGTGTCATCTACATGATGGCAACTGCGGGCTTCCTTCTCATTCTCTTTTCTGGGCTAATTCATTTGGAATATCTTCAGCCAGTATTAGAATATGGCTGGAAGCCTGTGTTTATCACTTTTATTAGGGGGACGATTACTTTTCCATTTGGGGAAATGGTTGTATTCACCATGTTGCTTCCCTATCTGAATGATCATAAAAAAGTAAAGCTAGCCTGTATGGGCGGGATGATTCTAGCCGGGATTAACGTAACGATAACGTGTGCTATAAATGTAGCTACGTTAGGGGTAGACCTTTTTCAGCGCTCGAATTTCCCGCTGCTCACAACGATAGGGAAAATTCAGTTGGCTAATTTTATTGAACGACTGGATGTTCTATTTATGCTTTATTTGATGATTGGCGGTTTCTTTAAAATTTCGATCTTTTTCTATGCCGCGGTGATCGGTGCAGCAGAATTATTCAAGTTTAAAAACCATCAGAAGTTAAGTTTTCCCATTGGTTTAATTATTTTAATAGCCTCTGTAACGATTTCCTCTTCATATGCGGAACATATTCAAGAAGGGTTAAAAGTGGTCCCTGTTTATTTACATTGGCCATTTCAAATCATTATTCCCCCCATATTACTTATCATTGCTTTTATTCGGAATCGAAAGAAAAAAACAACAAGCTCTTCATGAAAGGGCTTGTTGTTTTTTCTGTTTCCTATCGTTACCATGAATCGCTGGGAGGGTTATATGAACGGATGTTCCTTGATTTATCTGACTGTCAAAGCGAATGGTGCCACTATGTGATTGAACAATTTTGAAGCTGACCGTAAGTCCTAAACCTGTTCCTTTTTCCTTAGAAGAATAGAAGGGCTCACCGATTTTCTCTAATCGCCCCTTGGAAATCCCGCAGCCATTGTCCTTAACTGTAATAACAACCAGATCCTTTTCAAGTAGTTCTAAACCAATCGAAACGGTTCCACCATTGATTGATGCTTCAATAGCATTTTTTATGATATTGATAAACAATTGTTTTAGCTGGTTTGGCTCACAATCAATATATATTTCTTGTTCCGGAAAAACAGACTCGATTTGAACATTATAATAAGACGCCTCGGTCCGGAGTAACGAGATGACATCATTCAAAAGCTTTTGAATTTCAGCCTTAGTAAATTTAAGATGCTGCGGCTTAGCTAATAGCAACAGTTCTCCAACGATGTGATTGATTCGATCTAATTCATCTGACATAATTTGGTAATAAAATTGATGCTTCTCGTCCTCCACTTGCAACAGCTGGACAAACCCCTTCAAGGAAGTAAGCGGATTACGGATTTCATGGGCAACACTAGCTGATAATTCTCCGACAACAGAAAGTTTCTCTGTTCTTCGTAGGCGCTCCTCCGTTTTCCTTAAGATGGTAACATCTTTGCCATACCCAATAATTCCCGTAATGTTTCCATTGATAATGATGGGAAGAGACGTACATTGTAAGGTAATCGGTTTTCCATTCTTATGTTGGATTTGAATCTCATACATAATCGGCTTTACTTCCTCTACAACAGCGGAAATAAAGCGTTTTAGGAATGGTTTGTATTTTTTGGCCAATATGGTTTTGACACTTTTTCCAATCATTTCATTCCGATTGAAACCAGTGATAACGTCAAAGTGGGGGTTGAGATTCGTAATAGTTCCATCTAAATCCAACATATAAACGATATCCGGACTGTACTCAAATAAGGATTTATATTGCTGTTGGCTTTCTGCCAATTGTCTGGCCATTTCCTTTTTTTCGGTAATATCCCGACCAATAATGACTAATCCTTTTCTTGAGCCGTCGGAATGAAAAAGCGGGACTTTGATGGTATCAAAAGTTTTCGTTGAACCATCAGGAACAGGCAGAACTTCCTCAATCCGTGTGATTTTTCTATTTTCCCATGTCTCCTCATCAGAAATCTCACAAAACTTAAGGGCATCACCATAAAAGTCTGTATATTCGGCTAGTTCCGAGTCCTTCTTCCCACGATAATCTACGTTTTCAAGCTGGAACAACTGTAAACCAAAATCATTCGCTTCAATCCATCTTCCTTCACCATCTTTGAAGTTAACAAAGTCAACCATGGAATTGATTAACGTGGATAAACGATTTTGATCTTCTTTAGAAACAGTTAATTCCTGCTTCTTATGAAGGAAAAAGTAAATGAATCCGCCCGTTACGAGAATATAAAGTATTTCCTTCGATCTCTCAACCATAGGAATATAGGAGGAAGGCACTAGCTGATGGATGATAAAATTCGATACATTTATCCAAATTAAACTAGTAATAAAGTAAAGGAAAACTAGCTTTTTTTTGCTCATAAAATCTCCAGTTCTTTAAAGTTGGTACGTTTCCCACCGTGTATAAATAGTTTTTCTACTATTGTATATCATACTAGATATCGGGTTGTTTTGGAATGAATTTTAGACGATTCTTTTCCCAAGGATCAGTAAGTCTCTCTCGATTCCATCGAGTTCTGCCACATTTGGCAAGTGTGCCCACTTTTCAAAACCAAAGCGATGAAAAAGGTGAATACTAGGTTCATTATGACCAAAGATAAAACCAAGTAAAGTCTTGATTTCGAGCTTAGGACAGGCATCAATGGCTTTTTGGATAAGAAATTTGCCAAGTTTTTTTCCACGGAAATCTTGATCAATATAAATACTAATTTCTGCAGTAGCATGATAAGCAGGTCTGCCATAAAACGATTGAAAGCTTACCCAGCCACAAATACTACCATCCATCTCTACTACCCATAAAGGACGAAAAGTAGGAGAATGATCGTTAAACCAATTCATCCGGCTTTCTACTGATACGGGCTCTAAATCCGCCGTTACCATTCTGCTTGCGATGGTTGAATTGTATATGTCGATAATTTTTGGCATATCATGTAATTCCGCATCCCTGATAGTGAAATTTGCAAACATAATCGTTCTCCATTCAAGTTTAATTTGATGTAATTAATGATATAGTTCTGAACAAGCATTTTCAATATGAAGTTGTCTCGGAATAAGGGTAAATTTTTTGGCAAAAAAAGACCCTTTCCCGTTTTACCGAGAAAAGGCTTTTTCATTTTCGTTTCGAATACCTTAGCCACTACCAGCGATGGGCCTTGGCATTGCTCCTTAAGATGATTGTGTTTTGCGTCATTTGCGTTTGTCCATTCACCTGTGACTTTTGGCGTTTCGGCCTCGTAAAGGTGTGGTGAAATAACTCCGAGTGCGGATCTAAATGATCTTTGTAGCTCATCTAAAATCACCTCATCATAGGATACTTTGAAACGATGATATTCTATCTGAATATCAAACATAGTATTTGTAAAAAAACAGGCAAATATCCAAGAAAGATAAATTTAATTAAATTTAGCCTTGTATTATCCGAAATTTCAGAATAAAATAAAACTAACATACCAACCGGTAGGTATGTATCCGGTGATTTTTGCATATTCTTTTTTTAGGGGTAAAAGCTAGATTTCAAGATTAAGAATGGAGTGATTGGTGTGTATTTACGTTTGACGGATGAACAAAAAATGGTCCAGAAAACAATTAGAAGATTCGTAGAAAAAGAGCTCATTCCACTTGAAAACGATGTACTGAGAAATGAAAGAGAAGGGAAACCAAGTCTCCCAGCCGGAAAACTAAAAGAACTGCAATTAAAAGCTAAGGAAGCGGGTTTTTGGGGAATTAATACACCTGAAGAATACGGCGGCGCTAACCTCGGGCAAATGATGATGGCAATTGTTTTAATGGAGGTATCCAAAACATTTGTCCCTTTTCAGTTTGGCGGTTCTGCAGATAATATTCTTTATTACGGAAATGAAGAACAAAAGAAAAAATATTTACTTCCTACAATAAATGGTGAGAAGAAGTCATGCTTCGCGATGACCGAGCCTGGTGCAGGATCTGATACAAGAAATATTAAAATGACCGCTGTGAAGGATGGAAATGACTGGGTGTTAAATGGAGAAAAGACCTTTATCACCGGTGGAAATG belongs to Neobacillus sp. OS1-2 and includes:
- a CDS encoding phage holin, with protein sequence MINWKVRFRNKNWVIAFVSQILIVAQVVTACLHSIGLVDFQITDAIQNSILTFVNAVFVLLSMLGIVQDPTTKGYGDSERALTYKDPN
- the ltrA gene encoding group II intron reverse transcriptase/maturase; the encoded protein is MHESIGKRSLRVVESSKKKRKWYSLIDKIWDYQNLEQAFYDVKKNRGAHGVDKVTIKDFEKELEHNLRVLQESLRSKTYRAKPVRRVFIPKTDGSKRPLGIPTVGDRTIQAATKRILEPIFEQKFLDCSFGFRPNRSAHMAIEQIRQDLKDGYTYVIDADIKTYFDSIPHDKLLELIKEEVVDSSVLTLILQFLKSGILENGVYYQNVKGSPQGGVISPLLANIFLHPLDKMMMERGHRITRYADDFVICCKSRKGAERVLKTVVKLLEDELGLKIHPEKTKIVDNLEEPFIFLGYIFKKGYFHSPSDKAVKKFKESIKTVTRRNQTVGLEEFVKRRLNPIIRGWGRYFGIGFSKKLFQQLDSWIRRRLRMIQLRSWKRIRKLHRELRKRNWEGELPRLSMTRWKNSKTQHVHFAIPNERFREIKLVFLLDIYNELHPQRG
- a CDS encoding spore germination protein, with protein sequence MLKKKQKKRQNDNYRQKQDPEKPEELSILTDYQENITRIKEEFGNSTDIVFREFKFDRKKGNCVYVDGLANEQLVSEYFMESLTEEELTHNLFDSFQLLAEKSVSLGSIQIITNWNQVYDMLLSGNTLFFLDGYNRAISVETKGWEKRSITEPSTQLAIRGPKDSFTETFRTNTALIRRRIKSPNLWLESMKIGRVSQTDVGIMYLKGIANEKIVEEIKERLKRIDIDSIQASGYVEQLIEDQAWTTFPTTYHSERPDVVTSHILEGRIAVIVDGTPFVVTAPAIFIQFFQAPDDYYSRFDISTGIRILRILSFFIALIGPAAYIAITTFHQEMIPTSMAIAIAAQRENVPFPAFIEALIMEILFEILREAGLRLPRAVGQAVSIVGALVIGQAAVQAGIVSAVMVIVVSLTAIANFSTPSFAMAIAARLIRFILMGLATVLGLYGIMLGLMFMAIHLCALRSFGIPYMMPLAPFSIKNQQDVFVRFPVWAMKNRPMFISKGNTVRTGEHQKPGPPNQDDNNQTSNGES
- a CDS encoding Ger(x)C family spore germination protein, producing MKKIISLILLVSFLLPILGGCWNQKELTDLAFVMAIGIDKGENKKFDVSFQIVNPGNVSSGQNGGGQGLPIAVYKSSGDTLTEAARKATKKISRRLYYAHTNLIAVSEEVARNGLLDIMDALDRDPEFRTTTELVIMRDTSAELLVSALANLDKMPVNKITKEIKATEAMFGENMSINIDDFLNGLISKGKEPIVNGFKITGSKETVGKAKELETTKALFVLAADGLAVFNKGKLIGWIDHEKARGVIWILDRVKSTSVNVDWNGKKNAITMALLRTKTKVSVKIRNEKPVIQIAIEDEGWISEANTDVDLTNPTEIEKIDKLVEKEIKQQIEATVKKAQKMKSDIFGFGESVHRKNPKLWNKLKANWGDHFADLEVNVKVDSYIRREGIRTKPFWSDFNK
- a CDS encoding GerAB/ArcD/ProY family transporter; protein product: MEKAKIKASQMFILVVLFEMGSAILVGLGASAKQDAWISMLLGLAGGLLLFLVYYQLYKYYPTLTLTSYVQKITGKWIGRLLGLLYIIYFIYCSTRVLRDFGELLTTTIYFNTPLIVINALMMLTIIYSIHKGIEVIARVGELFFGVIYMMATAGFLLILFSGLIHLEYLQPVLEYGWKPVFITFIRGTITFPFGEMVVFTMLLPYLNDHKKVKLACMGGMILAGINVTITCAINVATLGVDLFQRSNFPLLTTIGKIQLANFIERLDVLFMLYLMIGGFFKISIFFYAAVIGAAELFKFKNHQKLSFPIGLIILIASVTISSSYAEHIQEGLKVVPVYLHWPFQIIIPPILLIIAFIRNRKKKTTSSS
- a CDS encoding PAS domain S-box protein — encoded protein: MSKKKLVFLYFITSLIWINVSNFIIHQLVPSSYIPMVERSKEILYILVTGGFIYFFLHKKQELTVSKEDQNRLSTLINSMVDFVNFKDGEGRWIEANDFGLQLFQLENVDYRGKKDSELAEYTDFYGDALKFCEISDEETWENRKITRIEEVLPVPDGSTKTFDTIKVPLFHSDGSRKGLVIIGRDITEKKEMARQLAESQQQYKSLFEYSPDIVYMLDLDGTITNLNPHFDVITGFNRNEMIGKSVKTILAKKYKPFLKRFISAVVEEVKPIMYEIQIQHKNGKPITLQCTSLPIIINGNITGIIGYGKDVTILRKTEERLRRTEKLSVVGELSASVAHEIRNPLTSLKGFVQLLQVEDEKHQFYYQIMSDELDRINHIVGELLLLAKPQHLKFTKAEIQKLLNDVISLLRTEASYYNVQIESVFPEQEIYIDCEPNQLKQLFINIIKNAIEASINGGTVSIGLELLEKDLVVITVKDNGCGISKGRLEKIGEPFYSSKEKGTGLGLTVSFKIVQSHSGTIRFDSQINQGTSVHITLPAIHGNDRKQKKQQALS
- a CDS encoding N-acetyltransferase family protein yields the protein MFANFTIRDAELHDMPKIIDIYNSTIASRMVTADLEPVSVESRMNWFNDHSPTFRPLWVVEMDGSICGWVSFQSFYGRPAYHATAEISIYIDQDFRGKKLGKFLIQKAIDACPKLEIKTLLGFIFGHNEPSIHLFHRFGFEKWAHLPNVAELDGIERDLLILGKRIV
- a CDS encoding YpzG family protein; translated protein: MSYKDHLDPHSELFHHTFTRPKRQKSQVNGQTQMTQNTIILRSNAKAHRW